A part of Anser cygnoides isolate HZ-2024a breed goose chromosome 17, Taihu_goose_T2T_genome, whole genome shotgun sequence genomic DNA contains:
- the PRR14L gene encoding protein PRR14L isoform X2: MLSAGVECRLDSAASGVTEEFYAGLPASISTELMAVSEPTVGLDAKADVSTPVPARSSSLSSEHHGTSEVEDFCQKTEEPDDMVRAISHGPAESRPEELPTDRGLGEDEKNKRQNFRELDCSGGRYQQEDKGAQDTEENCAECCALTPGDWSKQEDPHLNQHKSKSSRSCCAEIAGSLKNKEENQANVQVTAETLPKPTEDVQGMKTDGTRIFSKAEYQNDSVSRGLPPDSNECPDVNTVMARAGVSETSLLDFSEPLKVMDIETTTEPQQISEYNGLKAHTDMSLRTGGNVVSILETRKDKLPRQSPVNEFSTSLANCQTYQQDEENNAHDFCTVPLPKQNEVGRLSSVESGRMLSIESSEGLCSVLKSICYLDSRNMLLENNSTAMHKIINETPKKYLPENMESQTNYDHGTGFVENWTYASMPLEHLSVVRNKGLSSAQTDCREENDNIGKYYSFEFEEAAETQRKIAVGGNIEAGSLPEAPEGANSEHGHSSVFSSIPSSSEDFSKEKIKVVPSEVDKWKKGHWQFSISDLCKDGAKENRLLKEMNSITSHEIRQTDVCIYNAYSKISPPRSDSCLDHTTKLEKGSPEVQLFEKESESNTKSEELAGSLADTTEANSNDTLSTGKETNSIYTLNVTLPPVAQKSREPHCNECLPCTTYEVANRDKAQDSLSGKESVGASGTTEEQVAEFVLHRDSFESSINPKTFDAPNVTRKNSQKSLAGNIESVDTGLENEHSDTWHCNNHSVKDQHTVANTSCTLSGSTHIDDALPSSCSFKADVEMKIEENDSLEGEASPGCNGKKTIVFLEERFPLTCGSLPSEDYLGNRDVALHGINDISTAKNMFCSTYTAEEPTATLVGDEVSNKNMKVGNVKQFDLYKVTDVSEMICGKDEAKEQISMCALQTDEFDKIKTVSSPKAPECNWRSKTSEQLLVRYLNKKKCVHNFGFCNSPLGPKMKELGTYEKKEVSSLTANPSEYSTSICDCPLLSNVNIQTRHATKTEKTLCPMENQILARQSEFNGPVPGSKHLESLNKPPNTGLQSMATSVEETKISVVSSQSEEKLLKKGDDLPPLVHKYVREDDFQGTVKEKVVDFDSLNGIRNAESSGCMGFISDLIQVKTTELKEQENRCGREGKETLEESLSDSKSRRVLAVKDMDVTLPEGGDCGQKFKNACVEEKIEREIAPRKKLPIHSFLDGDFRWALLEGSKESGSKIVPVSTENCENVFEEIPRSNLNFSKERKNTTKLAHLAGISLCSETVQDCQTEDAPDTEISPGFQYNTTPPFYPSMNILSNSCKESSPNCDCHEVCVPYKLNAQSKYNVKKITGCQDTIPVYSVCKENKALGSEKLDQVEKCQALKRKKKYEEMEVHLSDKAQQEKKSEYRVKSKVTLQPSILNSSELLCSTSTELVMARNTKFEGPSEEIFAFKSNENKLHSTLQELKRPKITPDKISSQFLKTQDSEMENLNLNLSYNRIPGAFGTTNKLRGPLPLKRQPRRTCKKVPTSYQVETVRKMKKIKSSTFLDAPSEMPPNQENTLLKSLYFKPPTVEKEIAMRFVRMPRPSAKRCNLLNSLKCRKCTKEPALLSKLSAMASKLLAPAKSIHNIEPLPCSSEILPVALRYSQRRSKNLLEALSCINRNLHSRWADSWCTKMFSFQSLALYPVGSTKISFLDLGNNSPSSFLDTPVLPISFHIKLDSSPVTDLTGITSRHSGHHRPVLGEMPAPPSKWTFSFLLSQSGLDAAAFKEDSSLDNELPSPRSVTTPGAVALHPDHRRNAVAERTGSCSMLGLHTVLALSSPGCYRIWTRRRNLTSRIPTVQRLFISQLTQGLKGARYRTNVSDDLVSSLPYSLGRALSLWSQHGPSACPSEITPLHSNHCKWQPSVGIENSYAMLPHLPVQSMEALQTVGGEIILEPSFLLPLPKSRSLPEALQSTPRLPASELQVPALDEANTSIPACFRSQDNTELKKTEPEKRPKKVSQIRIRKTVPKPDPNLTPMGLPKPKRLKKKEFSLEEIYTNKNYKSPPPARGLETIFEEPKDKNGHLISVSQQKRKRILEFQDFTLPRKRKARGKIKAVGSFTRAKKAAVQSAELDALLSQKLMDLEAFFAKEAEQEQASVIQGSHSAECGPNQLL; encoded by the exons aagaaaaccaagcaaaTGTTCAGGTGACAGCTGAAACTCTGCCAAAGCCCACTGAAGACGTACAAGGTATGAAGACTGATGGGACTAGGATATTTAGTAAAGCAGAATACCAGAATGACAGTGTGAGTCGAGGTCTTCCACCTGATAGCAATGAATGTCCAGATGTAAACACAGTCATGGCCAGAGCTGGGGTTTCAGAAACCAGCTTGTTAGATTTTTCAGAGCCTTTAAAAGTCATGGACATTGAAACAACCACAGAACCACAACAAATAAGTGAATATAATGGGTTGAAAGCCCATACTGACATGTCATTGAGAACAGGTGGCAATGTTGTATCTATTTTGGAGACTAGAAAAGATAAGTTACCCAGACAAAGTCCTGTTAATGAATTTAGTACATCACTTGCTAATTGCCAGACTTATCAGCAGGATGAAGAAAACAATGCTCATGACTTCTGTACTGTTCCTCTACCTAAACAGAATGAAGTTGGTAGATTATCATCAGTAGAAAGTGGTAGAATGCTCTCCATAGAAAGTTCTGAAGGTTTATGTTCAGTTCTGAAAAGCATCTGTTATCTGGACTCTAGAAATATGTTGCTAGAAAACAATAGTACTGCAATGCATAAAATTATCAATGAAACCCCAAAAAAGTATCTTCCTGAAAACATGGAAAGTCAGACTAATTATGATCATGGAACTGGGTTTGTAGAAAATTGGACGTATGCATCCATGCCATTAGAGCATCTCTCAGTGGTAAGGAACAAAGGATTATCTAGTGCTCAAACTGATTGTAGGGAAGAAAATGATAATATAGGTAAATATTACAGCTTTGAATTCGAAGAAGCTGCTGAAACCCAAAGGAAAATTGCTGTGGGAGGTAACATTGAAGCTGGTAGCTTGCCTGAAGCTCCAGAGGGTGCTAACTCTGAGCATGGTCATTCTTCAGTTTTTAGTTCTATTCCTTCATCTTCTGAGgatttctcaaaagaaaaaataaaagtggtcCCATCAGAAGTTGATAAGTGGAAAAAGGGCCACTGGCAATTCTCTATCAGTGACTTATGCAAGGATGGTGCAAAAGAAAATAGACTATTGAAGGAAATGAACAGCATTACTTCCCATGAAATTAGACAGACAGATGTATGCATTTATAATGCCTACAGTAAAATTTCTCCTCCCAGAAGCGATAGCTGTCTGGACCATACTACCAAGCTAGAAAAAGGGTCACCTGAGGTACAATTGTTTGAAAAGGAATCTGAGAGTAATACGAAGTCGGAAGAGTTAGCTGGCAGTTTAGCTGACACTACAGAAGCCAATAGTAATGACACTTTGTCCACTGGCAAAGAAACTAATTCGATTTATACACTAAATGTAACGCTACCTCCTGTTGCACAAAAATCAAGAGAACCTCACTGTAATGAGTGTCTTCCTTGTACTACTTATGAAGTTGCAAACAGGGACAAGGCTCAGGATAGTCTATCTGGAAAAGAATCAGTTGGTGCTTCTGGGACAACAGAGGAACAAGTTGCTGAATTTGTACTTCATAGAGACAGTTTCGAGTCTTCAATAAATCCCAAGACTTTTGACGCACCTAATGTGACAAGAAAAAATTCCCAAAAGTCTTTAGCAGGGAATATAGAAAGTGTGGACACTGGTTTAGAAAATGAACATAGTGACACATGGCATTGTAATAATCATAGCGTAAAAGACCAGCATACAGTTGCCAATACTTCCTGTACTTTATCAGGGAGTACACATATAGACGATGCTCTCCCAAGCAGTTGTTCTTTTAAGGCTGACGTTGAGATGAAGATTGAAGAAAATGATAGTTTGGAAGGAGAAGCTTCACCTGGATGTAATGGTAAAAAGACTATCGTCTTTCTGGAAGAACGCTTCCCTTTGACATGTGGATCTCTTCCTTCTGAAGATTACTTGGGCAACAGAGATGTAGCTCTGCATGGGATAAATGACATTTCCACagcaaaaaacatgttttgctcAACTTATACTGCAGAGGAACCTACTGCTACCTTGGTAGGAGATGAGGTTTCAAATAAGAATATGAAGGTTGGAAATGTGAAACAATTTGATCTTTATAAAGTAACAGATGTCAGTGAAATGATTTGTGGCAAAGATGAGGCAAAAGAACAAATTAGCATGTGTGCTCTCCAGACAGATGaatttgataaaataaaaactgtgagCTCTCCAAAGGCTCCTGAATGCAATTGGAGAAGTAAGACTAGTGAACAGCTATTAGTCAGatatttgaacaaaaaaaaatgtgttcataaTTTTGGATTTTGCAACTCTCCATTAGGCCCGAAGATGAAAGAACTAGGCACAtatgagaagaaagaagtgtCATCACTCACAGCTAACCCTTCTGAGTATAGCACTTCAATCTGTGATTGTCCGTTACTCAGCAATGTGAATATTCAAACAAGACATGctaccaaaacagaaaagacccTGTGTCCAATGGAAAATCAGATTCTTGCACGTCAAAGTGAGTTTAATGGCCCAGTTCCAGGCAGCAAGCATCTAGAAAGTTTAAACAAACCACCAAACACAGGTTTACAATCTATGGCTACTTCTGTGGAAGAAACTAAAATATCAGTTGTCTCTAGTCAAAGTGAAgagaaactgttaaaaaaaggCGATGACCTGCCTCCCTTGGTTCATAAATATGTAAGGGAAGATGATTTTCAAGGAACTGTAAAAGAGAAGGTAGTGGATTTTGACTCTTTAAATGGTATAAGAAATGCAGAGTCTTCAGGATGCATGGGCTTCATCAGTGATCTAATTCAGGTGAAGACAACAGAActaaaagaacaagaaaacagatgtgGAAGAGAAGGTAAAGAAACTCTTGAAGAAAGCCTTTCTGACAGCAAATCACGACGTGTTCTAGCTGTGAAAGACATGGATGTGACCCTACCAGAAGGTGGTGACTGTGGACAGAAGTTTAAGAATGCATGTGTAGAAGAGAAGATTGAAAGAGAAATAGCTCCTAGAAAAAAGTTGCCCATACATTCTTTCCTTGATGGAGATTTCCGATGGGCTTTGTTAGAAGGTTCAAAAGAATCTGGTAGCAAAATAGTCCCTGTCAGTACTGAGAATTGTGAAAATGTTTTCGAAGAAATCCCAAGATCTAACCtaaatttttcaaaagaaagaaaaaatactacaAAGCTTGCACACTTAGCAGGTATCAGTCTGTGTTCAGAAACTGTGCAAGACTGTCAAACTGAAGATGCACCTGACACAGAAATTTCACCAGGGTTCCAATATAATACAACACCCCCATTTTATCCATCTATGAATATACTATCAAACAGTTGCAAAGAATCATCACCAAATTGTGATTGCCATGAAGTATGTGTGCCTTACAAATTAAATGCACAGAGCAAATataatgtaaagaaaattaCAGGATGTCAAGACACTATACCAGTTTATTCAGTTTGCAAGGAAAATAAGGCTTTAGGTTCAGAGAAACTTGATCAAGTAGAGAAATGTCAGGCACTTAAACGAAAGAAAAAGTATGAGGAGATGGAAGTACATTTGTCAGACAAGGCACAACAAGAAAAGAAGTCGGAATACCGAGTGAAATCGAAAGTCACACTGCAACCAAGCATATTGAACAGTTCTGAACTTTTATGCAGTACTTCAACTGAGTTGGTGATGGCAAGAAATACAAAGTTTGAAGGTCCTTCAGAggagatttttgcttttaaaagcaacGAAAATAAACTACATAGCACTTTACAAGAACTCAAAAGGCCAAAGATTACCCCTGATAAAATTAGTTCACAGTTTTTGAAGACTCAGgattcagaaatggaaaacctGAACCTTAATTTAAGCTATAATAGAATTCCTGGTGCCTTTGGAACTACAAATAAATTAAGAGGACCTCTTCCATTAAAAAGACAGCCTAGAAGGACGTGCAAAAAAGTTCCCACTTCGTATCAAGTagaaactgtaagaaaaatgaaaaaaattaaaagttcaaCTTTTTTGGATGCTCCCTCAGAAATGCCCCCTAACCAGGAAAACACACTCCTCAAATCTTTATACTTTAAACCACCAACAGTGGAAAAGGAAATAGCCATGAGATTCGTACGTATGCCAAGGCCCTCTGCCAAGAGGTGCAATTTGTTGAACAGCttgaaatgtagaaaatgtACCAAAGAACCAGCATTGTTGAGCAAGCTGTCTGCAATGGCTAGCAAACTACTGGCACCTGCCAAAAGCATCCATAACATAGAACCACTGCCATGTTCTTCTGAAATCCTTCCAGTGGCTCTGCGGTACAGCCAACGTAGATCTAAAAATCTATTGGAAGCTTTGTCTTGCATTAACAGGAACTTACACTCACGCTGGGCTGACAGTTGGTGTACCAAGATGTTCAGCTTTCAGTCTTTGGCACTTTATCCTGTAGGATCTaccaaaatatcttttttagACTTGGGCAACAACTCTCCATCCTCTTTCTTGGATACCCCGGTTTTACCAATTTCTTTTCACATAAAATTGGACTCCAGTCCTGTGACAGACCTAACAGGGATTACATCTCGGCACTCAGGACATCACAGACCAGTTTTGGGAGAAATGCCGGCACCGCCTTCGAAGTGGAcattctcttttctcctgtctcAGAGCGGTTTGGATGCAGCAGCTTTCAAGGAAGATTCCAGTCTAGATAATGAGCTGCCTTCCCCTCGCTCTGTAACAACCCCAGGGGCTGTTGCCCTTCATCCCGACCACAGAAGAAATGCCGTAGCTGAAAGAACGGGAAGTTGCTCCATGCTTGGCCTTCACACAGTGTTAGCACTTTCTTCCCCAGGATGTTACAGGATTTGGACGAGAAGAAGAAACTTAACCAGTCGTATTCCTACTGTCCAGAGACTATTTATATCCCAACTCACACAGGGTTTGAAAGGGGCAAGGTATCGAACTAATGTATCAGATGACCTCGTCTCTTCCTTGCCATACTCCTTGGGCAGGGCCCTATCCTTATGGAGTCAGCATGGTCCTTCTGCCTGTCCCTCCGAAATCACTCCTCTTCATTCCAATCACTGCAAGTGGCAGCCAAGTGTGGGCATCGAGAACAG CTATGCCATGTTACCGCACTTACCTGTACAGAGTATGGAAGCACTACAGACTGTGGGTGGTGAGATAAT TCTGGAACCTTCATTCCTTCTTCCATTACCAAAGTCTCGCTCACTTCCAGAAGCATTGCAATCTACCCCCAGGCTTCCAGCATCTGAACTCCAGGTCCCTGCCCTTGATGAAGCTAATACTTCCATTCCGGCCTGTTTTAGATCTCAAGATaacacagaactgaaaaaa aCTGAGCCAGAAAAGAGGCCAAAGAAAGTCTCACAGATCCGAATCAGGAAAACTGTTCCTAAGCCAGATCCTAACCTTACTCCAATGGGACTACCCAAACCAAAAAG gcttaagaaaaaagaatttagtTTAGAAGAAATTTACACAAACAAGAACTACAAGTCCCCTCCTCCAGCCAG GGGCTTGGAAACAATCTTTGAAGAGCCCAAGGATAAAAATGGACACTTGATCTCTGTCagccagcagaagagaaagcgGATTCTAGAGTTTCAGGACTTCACTCTTCCTCGGAAGAGGAAGGCACGAGGCAAAATCAAAGCAGTGGGTAGTTTCACCCGAGCAAAAAAAGCTGCAGTACAAAGTGCAGAGTTAGATGCCCTTCTGAGTCAAAAGCTAATGGACCTTGAAGCCTTTTTTGCAAAGGAGGCTGAGCAGGAGCAGGCCTCTGTCATCCAAGGGAGCCATTCAGCTGAATGTGGTCCAAATCAGCTACTTTAG